One Zeugodacus cucurbitae isolate PBARC_wt_2022May chromosome 3, idZeuCucr1.2, whole genome shotgun sequence genomic region harbors:
- the LOC105217429 gene encoding aromatic-L-amino-acid decarboxylase isoform X2, with product MEAPEFKDFAKSMVDYIADYLENIRDRRVLSDVKPGYLRPLIPDAAPETPESWEDVMKDIERVIMPGVTHWHSPKFHAYFPTANSYPAIVADMLSGAIACIGFSWIASPACTELEVVMLDWLGKMIGLPKEFLACSGGKGGGVIQGTASEATLVALLGAKAKKIEEIKKLHPDWSESTIISKLVGYSSSQAHSSVERAGLLGGVKLRGVPADKDNRLRGEALEAAIKKDLEDGLIPFYAVVTLGTTNTCAFDYLDECGPVGNKYGVWIHVDAAYAGAAFICPEYRHLMKGIETADSFNFNPHKWMLVNFDCSAMWLKDPSWVVNAFNVDPLYLKHDMQGSVPDYRHWQIPLGRRFRALKLWFVLRLYGVQNLQAHIRRHCGYATHFADLCRADDRFEIVGDVNMGLVCFRLKGPNEQSEKLLKHINGRGNIHMVPSKINDVYFLRMAVCSRFTKSEDMDYSWNEISEAANDICKE from the exons ACGTGTCCTTTCCGATGTAAAACCCGGTTATTTGCGTCCACTTATTCCCGATGCCGCACCAGAGACACCAGAAAGCTGGGAGGATGTTATGAAGGACATCGAACGTGTAATAATGCCTGGCGTCACACACTGGCATAGTCCCAAATTCCATGCATATTTCCCAACAGCCAACTCATACCCAGCCATAGTCGCTGATATGCTAAGTGGTGCTATTGCATGCATTGGATTCTCTTGG attgCTAGTCCCGCATGTACCGAATTGGAAGTGGTCATGTTGGATTGGTTGGGCAAAATGATTGGTTTGCCGAAGGAATTCCTCGCCTGTTCTGGTGGAAAAGGCGGCGGCGTCATACAAGGTACAGCCAGTGAAGCAACACTGGTGGCACTTTTGGGTGCTAAAGCTAAGAAAATCGAAGAGATTAAGAAACTACATCCAGATTGGAGTGAGAGCACAATCATTTCAAAATTGGTGGGCTACAGCTCTTCACAGGCACATTCTTCGGTTGAGCGTGCTGGTCTACTTGGTGGTGTTAAATTGCGTGGCGTTCCAGCAGATAAGGATAACCGGCTTCGTGGTGAGGCATTAGAAGCGGCAATTAAAAAGGATTTGGAAGATGGACTTATACCATTCTAT GCCGTTGTCACGTTGGGCACAACAAATACCTGTGCCTTCGATTATTTGGACGAATGTGGTCCTGTTGGCAACAAGTATGGCGTATGGATACATGTGGATGCTGCATATGCCGGCGCCGCTTTTATTTGTCCCGAATATCGTCACCTGATGAAAGGCATCGAGACAGCAGACTCTTTCAATTTCAATCCACATAAATGGATGCTGGTGAATTTCGATTGCAGCGCTATGTGGCTGAAAGATCCCAGTTGGGTAGTGAATGCTTTCAATGTGGATCCATTGTATTTGAAGCATGATATGCAGGGTTCAGTACCCGATTACCGACACTGGCAAATTCCATTAGGTCGTCGTTTCCGTGCTTTGAAATTGTGGTTTGTACTACGTTTGTATGGCGTGCAAAATCTACAAGCACACATAAGACGTCACTGTGGTTACGCTACACATTTTGCCGATCTCTGCAGAGCCGAtgatcgttttgaaattgttGGCGATGTCAATATGGGTTTGGTTTGTTTCCGTTTAAAGGGTCCTAATGAACAGAGTGAGAAGCTATTGAAACATATCAATGGACGTGGTAACATACATATGGTGCCAAGTAAAATCAATGATGTGTACTTTTTGCGTATGGCGGTTTGTTCCAGATTTACCAAGTCAGAGGATATGGATTATTCTTGGAATGAAATTAGTGAAGCTGCTAATGACATCTGCAAGGAATAA
- the LOC105217428 gene encoding protein anon-37Cs: protein MRYIRCVGRKLHGTSLIGNTFKTIYPTDSFHKPRNEVAIIVIGAGLAGLSAANHLIQNGFKQTIVLEATDRYGGRIISKQFGDAYCELGAKFVPINVKNDTVYNILQSMRGLPKKVIPNKDKMYVNAYGEKVDKKLPELIGRLYKRLCSHIQFDEKYKAGAMEDLNNLHTYFQAEKSRLLTSVFNGEDRKTANEIFNSLIKEFGSLLGCSLEYVNIEHITKLKNGVNHGNYIYIPTGLDNILSVLTKNLCNTQLKVGKPVGEINWYIPPEIGGKRVACLDGDVYRADHIICTVPLGVLKIFSENMFRPSLPTNKINSIKKLGFGTPVKIYFEYECNIDSWLKSSLRPLWSADGANADMAWTKQVVEISKLPKSNRVVEIVIGGEFYDKIEKLPDLEVLTEITNLLRTLLKNQNIPYPTSVLRSNWSSLACYLGGRPYFSTGSTINDVLTLAEPLGPMSSLLFAGDATIVEGFGTIDGAHKSGIREAQRIIDHYNKQTAV, encoded by the exons ATGAGATA CATTCGATGTGTTGGGCGTAAACTTCATGGTACAAGCCTGATTggcaatacttttaaaacaatttatccAACAGATAGTTTCCATAAACCCAGGAATGAGGTCGCCATTATCGTTATTGGTGCTGGACTTGCTGGTCTATCGGCTGCCAATCACTTAATTCAAAATGGTTTCAAGCAAACAATTGTACTAGAGGCTACAGATCGTTATGGTGGACGTATAATTTCCAAACAATTTGGTGATGCATATTGCGAATTAGGAGCAAAATTTGTGcccataaatgtaaaaaatgatACGGTCTACAACATACTGCAAAGCATGCGAGGACTGCCGAAAAAAGTAATACCAAACAAAGATAAAATGTATGTGAATGCGTATGGAGAAAAAGTGGATAAGAAACTACCCGAATTAATAGGCAGACTTTACAAGAGGCTTTGTTCGCATATACAGTTCGATGAAAAATACAAAGCTGGCGCTATGGAAGACCTAAATAATTTACACACATACTTTCAAGCTGAAAAATCAAGGCTGTTAACTTCGGTTTTTAATGGAGAAGACCGAAAAACTGCAAATGAAATATTCAATTCACTCATCAAAGAGTTTGGCAGCCTATTAGGATGCTCTCTTGAATATGTTAATATTGAACAtataacaaaattgaaaaatggtGTTAATCATGGCAACTACATTTACATACCTACTGGCTTAGATAATATATTAAgtgttttaacaaaaaatctGTGCAATACTCAGTTGAAGGTTGGAAAGCCAGTTGGTGAAATCAATTGGTATATACCACCAGAAATTGGAGGAAAACGTGTGGCTTGCTTGGATGGTGATGTATATCGTGCCGATCATATAATTTGCACGGTGCCATTGGgtgtacttaaaatattttcggaaaatatgTTCAGACCATCATTACCAACCAAcaaaataaattctataaaaaagcTTGGTTTTGGCACACCagtgaaaatttatttcgaatacGAGTGTAATATAGACAGCTGGTTGAAGAGTAGTTTGCGACCATTATGGAGTGCAGATGGTGCCAACGCAGATATGGCATGGACTAAACAAGTGGTTGAAATATCGAAATTGCCCAAAAGCAATAGAGTAGTTGAAATAGTTATTGGTGGTGAATTTTAcgacaaaattgaaaaattaccaGATCTAGAAGTGCTAACCGAAATAACAAATCTACTACGTACattattgaaaaatcaaaatataccgTATCCCACTTCGGTGTTGCGCTCTAATTGGAGTTCACTAGCATGCTATCTAGGTGGTCGTCCTTACTTCTCCACTGGTAGCACAATAAATGATGTGTTAACATTAGCCGAACCGCTGGGACCCATGTCAAGTCTTCTCTTTGCTGGTGATGCAACCATAGTAGAAGGATTTGGTACTATAGATGGTGCGCACAAGAGTGGCATTAGAGAAGCACAACGCATAATAGACcactacaacaaacaaacggCTGTTTAA